Proteins co-encoded in one Verrucomicrobiia bacterium genomic window:
- the sufT gene encoding putative Fe-S cluster assembly protein SufT: MAQTSNEIKVLTRDVSCTAIPSGQDVTLFKGTEVRITQSLGGTFTVVTHQGAMASIQGKDADALGKEIPADAREDALAPGGVPDAKFVEERVWAKLKTCYDPEIPHNIVDLGLVYECKITPLAAPEHRVDVKMTLTAPGCGMGDYLRRDAEKKILTIPGVKECAVEVVFDPPWNPNKMNPALRRELFF, translated from the coding sequence ATGGCCCAGACTTCCAATGAAATCAAGGTTTTGACGCGCGACGTGAGCTGCACGGCCATCCCCAGCGGCCAGGACGTCACGCTCTTCAAAGGCACGGAAGTGCGCATCACCCAGTCGCTCGGAGGCACCTTCACGGTCGTGACGCATCAGGGCGCCATGGCCAGCATCCAGGGCAAAGACGCGGACGCGCTCGGAAAAGAAATCCCGGCCGACGCGAGGGAAGACGCGCTTGCGCCGGGCGGCGTGCCGGACGCGAAGTTCGTGGAAGAGCGCGTATGGGCGAAGCTCAAGACCTGTTACGATCCCGAAATCCCGCACAACATCGTGGATCTGGGCCTTGTCTACGAATGCAAGATCACGCCGCTCGCGGCGCCCGAGCACCGCGTGGACGTCAAGATGACGCTCACCGCTCCGGGCTGCGGCATGGGCGACTATCTCCGCCGCGACGCGGAGAAAAAAATCCTGACGATCCCCGGCGTGAAGGAATGCGCCGTCGAAGTCGTGTTCGATCCGCCCTGGAATCCCAACAAGATGAATCCCGCGCTGCGGCGCGAACTGTTTTTTTAA
- a CDS encoding ATP-binding cassette domain-containing protein: MAKTPQAILELKDVFLTRDGKPVLNGLNWTAREGEHWFLLGQNGSGKTSLLEVLMGYLWATRGSVRVMGETFGKVNLPELRKKIGFVAPWVVKRIKPWETVRQAVAAGAEALVETTGPIPRELNRRVEAALRFAGCGRHADKLFDKLSTGEQLKAVIARALVARPRVLILDEPFSALDLGSRALVYDFLARLAARKNAPLILLVTHQTEDILPFFTHGLCLKDGRVRAAGPKKQILTSEVLRRTFGVRVSVSHSRGRTVLSSPQGR, from the coding sequence ATGGCGAAAACACCGCAAGCGATTCTTGAACTCAAAGACGTTTTCCTGACGCGCGACGGAAAGCCGGTGCTGAACGGCCTCAACTGGACCGCGCGTGAAGGCGAGCATTGGTTTTTGCTCGGCCAAAATGGTTCGGGCAAGACGTCGCTCCTCGAAGTCCTGATGGGGTATCTGTGGGCGACGCGCGGGAGCGTGCGCGTGATGGGCGAGACGTTCGGGAAGGTCAATCTCCCGGAGCTGCGCAAAAAAATCGGCTTTGTCGCGCCGTGGGTCGTCAAGCGCATCAAGCCCTGGGAAACCGTGCGGCAAGCCGTGGCCGCGGGAGCCGAGGCTCTGGTCGAAACGACAGGCCCTATCCCGCGGGAACTCAACCGCCGGGTGGAGGCCGCGCTGCGATTCGCGGGCTGCGGCCGCCACGCGGACAAGCTCTTCGACAAACTTTCCACGGGCGAACAACTGAAAGCCGTGATCGCGCGCGCCCTGGTGGCCCGTCCGCGCGTCCTGATTCTCGACGAGCCGTTTTCCGCGCTGGACCTCGGCTCGCGGGCGCTGGTTTATGATTTCCTCGCGCGTCTCGCAGCCCGGAAAAACGCGCCGCTCATCCTTCTGGTGACGCATCAAACCGAAGACATCCTTCCTTTTTTCACTCACGGCCTTTGCCTGAAGGACGGCAGGGTCCGGGCCGCGGGGCCCAAAAAACAAATCCTGACTTCGGAAGTCCTGCGCCGCACGTTCGGCGTGCGGGTCAGCGTTTCCCATTCCCGCGGGCGCACTGTTTTGTCTTCGCCACAAGGCCGTTGA
- a CDS encoding peptide chain release factor-like protein — protein MGRFGVRPEKEQELLDGMKASGLREEDLDEKFVHSGGKGGQNVNKTSTCVWLKHIPSGLEVKVQKERSQNLNRFLARRLLLEKFRSQVLGEKTAADVRLLKIRKQKKRRRRRNQGKHGENTASDS, from the coding sequence ATGGGCCGGTTCGGCGTGCGCCCCGAAAAAGAGCAGGAGCTGCTGGACGGCATGAAGGCCAGCGGCCTGCGCGAAGAGGACCTCGACGAAAAGTTCGTCCATTCCGGCGGCAAGGGCGGCCAGAACGTCAATAAAACCTCCACCTGCGTCTGGCTCAAGCACATCCCTTCCGGCCTCGAAGTCAAAGTCCAGAAAGAGCGTTCCCAGAATTTGAACCGTTTTCTCGCGCGGCGGCTTCTGCTGGAAAAGTTTCGTTCGCAGGTCCTCGGTGAAAAGACCGCGGCGGACGTCCGTCTTCTCAAAATCCGCAAACAGAAAAAACGGCGCAGACGCCGCAATCAAGGCAAGCATGGCGAAAACACCGCAAGCGATTCTTGA